From the Marinomonas sp. THO17 genome, one window contains:
- a CDS encoding spermidine synthase, which produces MTQQNLLHDSCDEFGPIRVFDDGQFRILSFADGDEQSRMRLSTPHVLQHEYTQAMMLALLFCQPKRVCLLGLGGGTLIHALYQAISGVHIHAVELRQEVLDAAEMFFKLPKGKRITLTLDNAIDHMASGLDRKVDLLLTDIYNTQGMDISVLAPSFVADCAKNIKEKGCLVLNCWLDQKHNEAFTQLIKQHFSSVYALDTGTGNWVIIALKQAPQQTGKELKNAAQKLSSELGFSLTKWLTRMTEL; this is translated from the coding sequence ATGACACAACAGAATCTTCTTCACGATAGCTGTGATGAATTCGGTCCCATTCGCGTATTTGATGATGGACAATTTCGTATTCTGTCCTTTGCTGATGGTGATGAACAAAGTCGAATGCGCCTATCCACACCTCATGTATTACAACATGAATACACCCAAGCCATGATGCTAGCATTGCTGTTTTGCCAACCAAAACGAGTGTGTCTACTGGGCTTAGGCGGCGGTACATTAATTCACGCTCTCTACCAAGCCATTTCTGGGGTTCATATTCACGCTGTCGAACTCAGACAAGAAGTATTAGACGCCGCTGAAATGTTTTTTAAATTACCCAAAGGAAAACGCATCACCTTGACTTTAGACAATGCGATTGATCACATGGCATCTGGCCTAGATCGTAAAGTCGATTTATTGCTCACCGATATATACAACACGCAGGGCATGGACATTAGTGTATTGGCACCAAGTTTTGTTGCCGATTGCGCAAAGAACATCAAAGAAAAAGGCTGCTTAGTATTAAATTGTTGGCTTGATCAAAAGCACAATGAGGCATTTACCCAGTTAATCAAACAACATTTTTCTTCTGTTTACGCTTTGGATACTGGCACTGGTAATTGGGTCATCATCGCCCTTAAGCAGGCACCACAACAAACGGGTAAAGAGTTGAAAAATGCCGCTCAGAAACTCAGTAGTGAATTGGGCTTCTCACTCACTAAATGGCTGACCAGAATGACGGAACTATAA
- a CDS encoding low molecular weight protein-tyrosine-phosphatase yields MNQIRVLTVCLGNICRSPAAQGILSSEAAKRGMNLTLDSAGTAAYHVGNLPDSRSIAALQKIAIDITDQRARQVSESDFDEFDWILAMDRDNLRNLKKIKPAKCRAKVVMFGEFTSGQTYGEVDDPYYDGEQGFIIMRQHLMDISQAFLDHLEMLNQTDS; encoded by the coding sequence ATGAATCAAATTAGAGTGTTAACTGTTTGTCTTGGTAACATTTGTCGCTCACCTGCAGCGCAAGGAATTTTGTCATCCGAAGCGGCGAAGAGAGGCATGAATTTAACACTGGATTCAGCGGGTACGGCGGCCTACCATGTGGGGAATTTACCTGATTCTCGCTCAATTGCCGCCCTACAAAAAATTGCTATCGATATTACCGATCAAAGAGCACGACAAGTTTCTGAATCCGACTTTGATGAATTTGATTGGATACTGGCAATGGACCGAGACAATCTGCGTAATTTGAAGAAGATCAAACCTGCTAAGTGCCGTGCCAAAGTGGTCATGTTTGGTGAATTCACGTCAGGACAAACCTATGGCGAGGTGGATGATCCGTATTATGATGGTGAACAAGGTTTCATTATCATGCGTCAACATTTAATGGACATCAGTCAGGCGTTTCTCGATCATCTCGAGATGCTTAACCAAACGGATTCATAA
- the lpxK gene encoding tetraacyldisaccharide 4'-kinase, translating into MSLEICFTKSWYRRLGWTQVFRPLQPLVRHIVNKKRQDFLAHKNAPYRAPVPVVVVGNISVGGTGKSPMVIALSQWLSAQGYRVGLISRGHGVQLDTPILVTAASLASEVGDEPVMLVQRTGCPMAVFTERKLAIETLLTNHDIDIIISDDGMQHYAMARDIEIAMVDAQRGLGNGQLLPVGPLREPKSRLGTVDFVVSITEHITPALQQLALSIHHFPLTSSTLSSLDGLRSVSCQQAFKETHDWHLMAGIGNPQRFENTLLSLGLPEGYTHHWYSDHHAFSAKDIIRDRAVIMTEKDAVKCRHLEIENQAVWYLPVTLNLSEAFKEAFLAKLNDIKH; encoded by the coding sequence GTGAGTTTAGAAATTTGTTTTACTAAGTCTTGGTATCGTCGTTTAGGTTGGACGCAAGTTTTTCGACCTCTACAGCCCTTGGTGAGACACATTGTTAACAAGAAAAGACAGGACTTTCTAGCGCATAAAAACGCTCCATACCGTGCGCCTGTTCCTGTTGTGGTTGTGGGCAACATAAGTGTGGGGGGGACAGGAAAATCGCCAATGGTCATTGCGCTAAGCCAATGGCTGAGCGCACAAGGTTATCGGGTTGGCCTGATTTCACGTGGTCACGGCGTACAACTTGATACTCCTATCCTAGTGACTGCTGCAAGCTTAGCCAGTGAAGTGGGTGATGAACCTGTTATGCTGGTACAAAGAACGGGTTGCCCAATGGCGGTGTTTACTGAGCGTAAACTTGCTATTGAGACCTTGTTAACGAACCATGATATTGACATCATCATTAGTGATGATGGCATGCAGCACTACGCGATGGCGCGAGACATAGAAATTGCTATGGTCGATGCACAAAGAGGTTTAGGCAATGGTCAGCTTTTGCCTGTAGGGCCTTTACGAGAACCAAAATCCCGTTTAGGAACAGTGGATTTCGTGGTAAGCATTACGGAGCACATAACGCCTGCTTTGCAGCAATTGGCTTTGTCTATTCACCATTTTCCCCTAACTAGCTCGACTTTGTCTTCTTTAGATGGTCTGCGTAGTGTAAGCTGCCAACAAGCCTTTAAGGAAACTCACGATTGGCATCTGATGGCTGGGATAGGTAATCCGCAACGTTTTGAGAACACCTTGTTGTCCTTAGGTCTGCCCGAAGGATACACACATCACTGGTACTCGGATCACCATGCTTTTTCCGCTAAGGATATTATCAGAGACCGAGCCGTCATAATGACAGAAAAAGATGCCGTAAAATGTCGCCATTTGGAGATAGAAAATCAAGCCGTGTGGTATTTACCTGTCACACTGAATTTATCTGAAGCCTTTAAAGAGGCTTTTTTAGCCAAATTAAATGATATTAAACATTAA
- the pgm gene encoding phosphoglucomutase (alpha-D-glucose-1,6-bisphosphate-dependent): MAIHPQAGQLAHHDSLVNLPQLMTAYYLNKPDVVNHPDEKVSFGTSGHRGSALHTTFNQDHILAITQAIAEYRLSQHITGPVYLAKDTHALSEAAFQTVLSVLVANNVKVRVQAGGGFTPTPVVSHAVLTHNAKASELSDGIVITPSHNPPEDGGIKYNSIKGGPADKDITDWVANRANDLLAAGLEGVKICQQTELNQSALIEDFDYISHYVDDLENVIDMQAIANAKIRIGVDPMGGSGIHYWQPIADKYGLDISVVNTEVDPTFRFVPLDKDGRIRMDCSSSYSMASLLKLKDDFDIAVGNDPDYDRHGIVCAQSGLMNPNAYLAVAIEYLSQHRPNWPEDTMFGKTLVSSGMIDRVVTGLGKQLCEVPVGFKWYVEGMYQGTMGFGGEESAGASFLRKDARVWTTDKDGIIMALLAAEILAVTGKDPQTLYEEQVARYGKPFYKRIDVPATPAQKRLLSALQADNVKQTSLAGEEITSVLTHAPGNHAAIGGLKVCTANGWFAARPSGTENVYKIYLESFVSEQHLADLEQEAKALVDSVLG; the protein is encoded by the coding sequence ATGGCAATTCATCCCCAAGCAGGACAGCTTGCACACCATGATTCTCTGGTGAATTTACCGCAACTCATGACAGCCTACTATCTCAACAAGCCAGACGTTGTGAACCACCCAGATGAAAAAGTTAGCTTTGGTACCTCAGGTCATCGTGGTAGCGCTTTACACACCACATTCAATCAGGATCACATATTAGCAATAACACAGGCAATAGCAGAATATCGATTGAGCCAACATATCACAGGGCCTGTCTATTTGGCAAAAGACACTCATGCTTTATCTGAGGCGGCGTTTCAAACAGTATTAAGTGTTTTAGTGGCGAATAATGTTAAGGTTCGCGTGCAAGCGGGCGGTGGTTTTACCCCAACGCCAGTGGTCTCGCATGCCGTATTGACCCACAACGCAAAAGCATCAGAATTAAGTGACGGTATTGTGATCACGCCTTCGCATAATCCACCAGAAGACGGCGGTATAAAATACAACTCCATCAAAGGCGGCCCAGCGGATAAAGACATTACAGATTGGGTCGCTAATCGTGCCAATGACTTATTGGCCGCTGGTTTAGAAGGCGTGAAAATCTGTCAACAAACCGAGCTGAATCAATCCGCTTTAATCGAAGACTTTGACTACATTTCTCATTACGTTGATGACTTAGAAAATGTCATCGACATGCAAGCCATTGCAAACGCCAAGATTCGCATTGGTGTTGATCCAATGGGCGGCTCTGGTATTCATTATTGGCAACCTATTGCGGATAAATATGGTCTAGACATTAGTGTGGTGAACACAGAAGTGGATCCGACATTTCGCTTTGTGCCATTAGACAAAGATGGCCGTATTCGAATGGATTGCTCATCCTCTTATTCCATGGCTTCACTGTTAAAGTTAAAAGATGATTTTGATATCGCGGTCGGTAATGATCCAGATTATGATCGGCATGGCATCGTCTGCGCTCAGTCCGGCTTGATGAACCCCAATGCTTATTTAGCGGTGGCGATTGAATACTTATCTCAGCACAGACCCAATTGGCCAGAAGATACTATGTTTGGTAAAACATTGGTTTCCAGTGGCATGATTGACCGTGTGGTAACGGGCTTAGGCAAACAATTGTGTGAAGTGCCTGTGGGCTTCAAATGGTACGTAGAAGGCATGTATCAGGGCACTATGGGATTTGGTGGGGAAGAAAGTGCTGGTGCCTCTTTTTTGCGTAAAGATGCCAGAGTTTGGACGACAGACAAAGACGGCATCATTATGGCCTTGTTGGCCGCCGAAATTTTAGCGGTAACCGGCAAAGACCCGCAGACTCTTTATGAAGAACAAGTGGCGCGCTATGGGAAGCCGTTTTACAAACGTATAGATGTGCCAGCAACACCAGCGCAAAAACGTTTGTTGTCTGCTTTACAAGCCGATAATGTTAAACAGACTTCATTGGCTGGTGAAGAAATTACCTCAGTATTGACCCATGCTCCCGGTAATCATGCGGCGATTGGTGGCCTAAAAGTCTGTACTGCCAATGGATGGTTTGCAGCGCGTCCATCTGGTACCGAAAATGTTTATAAAATATATCTGGAAAGTTTTGTTTCAGAGCAGCATCTAGCGGATTTAGAACAAGAAGCAAAAGCCTTAGTGGACAGCGTACTTGGTTAA
- a CDS encoding cysteine desulfhydrase — protein MPQIQALNLNLKDALPLNKEYQVHVYRGDLEHVSAPGNKWHKLKHHLQAAKVQGATHIGTFGGPFSNHLDAVAATLADQNEQAVLVVRGELQPDLTPTLQDAVKQGAELWPSTRQDYRLAMKGEVVKQITHRYPNIYWVPEGGGGALGAKGCSDWAKQIATNAVGYDAWTLAAGTGTTAAGFLASQSCQNLHVFSALKGAQQQASEIVEMAKMLNPACQNQPMVFHSDCHQGGYAKHSPELISFLHKFAQLNPDVTLDPVYTCKSLYAIYQAMLAGRWPHQKTLLIHTGGMQGWRGYADESNPFSNMSTDDKMSF, from the coding sequence GTGCCACAGATTCAAGCCCTTAATCTCAATTTAAAAGATGCTTTGCCTTTAAATAAAGAATATCAAGTGCATGTCTATCGAGGGGATCTAGAGCATGTGAGCGCTCCGGGTAACAAATGGCACAAGCTGAAGCATCATCTTCAAGCGGCTAAAGTACAAGGTGCAACGCATATTGGCACTTTTGGAGGGCCATTTTCTAATCATCTAGATGCAGTTGCTGCTACCCTTGCGGATCAAAATGAGCAAGCTGTATTAGTGGTGCGAGGCGAATTACAACCCGATTTAACGCCAACTCTACAAGATGCGGTAAAGCAGGGGGCGGAGCTTTGGCCTTCCACTCGACAAGACTATCGCTTGGCAATGAAAGGGGAAGTGGTTAAACAAATTACTCATAGATACCCAAATATCTACTGGGTGCCAGAAGGAGGCGGTGGAGCGTTAGGAGCAAAAGGCTGTAGCGATTGGGCAAAACAAATTGCAACGAATGCCGTTGGCTATGATGCTTGGACGCTTGCGGCCGGAACAGGCACCACAGCAGCAGGTTTCTTGGCGTCTCAAAGCTGTCAGAATTTGCATGTATTTAGCGCGTTAAAAGGAGCACAACAACAAGCTTCCGAGATTGTAGAAATGGCAAAGATGCTTAACCCTGCTTGTCAAAATCAGCCTATGGTTTTTCATAGTGATTGCCATCAAGGTGGCTATGCTAAACACTCTCCAGAGTTAATCTCTTTTTTGCACAAGTTTGCTCAGCTTAACCCTGATGTCACGTTAGACCCGGTATACACATGTAAGAGTCTCTATGCCATTTATCAAGCCATGTTGGCTGGCCGTTGGCCGCATCAAAAAACCTTGCTCATTCATACTGGAGGGATGCAAGGGTGGCGTGGTTATGCAGATGAGAGCAATCCGTTTTCTAATATGTCGACTGACGATAAGATGAGTTTTTAA
- a CDS encoding beta-ketoacyl-ACP synthase III produces MHSSVVISGVGLWTPAHSITNEELVASYNAWAEKFNMSHAEAIEQGDMEAKPLSSAAFIEKASGIKSRYIYSKEGALDIDRMRPLLAPRGDDEVSHQAEMAIAAAEKALKAANKTPQDIDMVIVSCAYTQRSYPAIAIEVQAALGIDGFAFDMLVACSAATFGLQRAVDAVKAGTAKGVLVINPELTSAQVNYMDRDSHFIFGDVATATLVERGETCQSEQAFEVLSTKCVTSYSNNIRSNFGYLTRVTDEDPYGADKLFHQNGRKVFKEVCPMAADHIESHLHSEGIQVSQLKRWWLHQANINMNLLISKRLLGRDATLEEAPVVLDEYANTASAGSIIAFAKYHEDLQAGDIGVICSFGAGYSIGSLILKKR; encoded by the coding sequence ATGCATTCTTCTGTTGTCATTAGCGGAGTCGGTTTATGGACTCCTGCTCATTCCATCACCAATGAAGAACTCGTCGCTAGCTACAACGCGTGGGCGGAAAAATTCAACATGAGCCATGCCGAAGCGATCGAACAAGGGGACATGGAAGCCAAACCCTTATCCAGTGCTGCTTTTATCGAAAAAGCATCCGGTATTAAAAGCCGATATATCTACTCAAAAGAAGGGGCGTTAGACATTGATCGTATGCGACCTTTGCTGGCACCGCGTGGCGATGATGAGGTTTCTCATCAAGCTGAGATGGCCATTGCGGCGGCAGAGAAAGCATTAAAAGCGGCCAACAAAACCCCGCAAGATATTGACATGGTCATTGTGTCTTGTGCCTATACCCAGCGTTCTTACCCTGCTATTGCCATTGAAGTGCAAGCCGCTCTGGGTATTGATGGTTTTGCCTTTGATATGTTGGTGGCTTGTTCGGCCGCCACTTTCGGTTTGCAACGTGCCGTGGATGCGGTAAAAGCGGGTACGGCAAAAGGTGTGTTAGTCATTAATCCTGAATTGACTTCAGCACAAGTGAATTATATGGATCGTGACTCCCATTTTATTTTTGGTGATGTCGCAACAGCTACCTTGGTTGAGCGAGGCGAAACCTGTCAATCTGAGCAGGCTTTTGAGGTTTTAAGCACCAAATGTGTCACATCCTATTCCAATAATATTCGCTCTAATTTTGGTTATTTGACCCGAGTGACAGACGAAGATCCTTACGGTGCCGATAAGCTGTTTCATCAAAACGGTCGCAAAGTCTTTAAAGAAGTTTGTCCTATGGCAGCCGATCACATTGAAAGTCATTTGCACAGTGAAGGCATCCAAGTATCACAACTTAAGCGCTGGTGGTTGCATCAGGCCAATATCAATATGAACTTACTCATTAGCAAACGCCTATTAGGCCGTGATGCCACATTAGAAGAAGCTCCTGTGGTATTGGACGAATACGCGAATACCGCTTCAGCAGGTTCCATTATTGCTTTTGCTAAATACCATGAAGATCTGCAAGCGGGCGACATTGGAGTGATTTGTTCGTTTGGGGCGGGTTATTCTATTGGCAGCTTGATTCTAAAAAAGCGTTAA
- a CDS encoding patatin-like phospholipase family protein: MDEITNQNALILSGGGARAAYQVGVLSAMGKMLPKKTPLPFPILCGTSAGALNSTMLACYADNFSKAVSTLAFVWRHLSPEQIYTLGRWPLATSVTKTLLSLFHLHNHSASMAIMDNQPLRELLSKHLDFSRIQHAIDKKLVSALAVTAMSYSTGESTTFFQGNNRPQHWQGHRRKGVREELGVEHLLASSAIPVIFPAHKIAGHYYGDGAIRQKSAIYPALKLGANKLFIIGVSGNRSPRKWALQKNKMANSTPSMAQILGQLLNSAFIDNLEDDINQLELMNALIRDLPDNKKQKYSDLPTETLIISPSEELNEIAHHYLHTLPKNIRVLLKSVGGSTAEKVSSAASYLLFTPQYCRALMELGYQDAMWEKDKILAFLMND, translated from the coding sequence ATGGATGAAATAACCAATCAAAATGCTCTGATCTTATCAGGCGGCGGTGCACGAGCGGCCTACCAAGTTGGCGTACTGTCCGCCATGGGTAAAATGCTGCCGAAAAAAACACCTTTACCCTTCCCCATCCTCTGCGGCACCTCCGCAGGGGCACTCAATTCCACTATGTTGGCCTGTTACGCTGACAATTTTTCAAAAGCAGTTTCTACACTGGCTTTCGTATGGCGTCATTTAAGCCCAGAGCAAATTTACACCCTAGGACGTTGGCCCTTAGCCACTTCCGTCACTAAAACCCTGTTATCTTTGTTTCATTTACACAATCACTCTGCCTCCATGGCTATCATGGACAACCAACCGTTACGAGAATTGCTGAGCAAACACTTGGATTTTTCACGCATTCAGCACGCCATTGATAAAAAACTGGTCTCGGCTTTAGCTGTCACCGCAATGAGTTACAGTACCGGCGAATCTACTACCTTTTTTCAAGGCAACAATAGACCACAACATTGGCAAGGTCATCGTCGTAAAGGAGTGAGGGAGGAATTAGGTGTCGAGCATTTACTAGCATCCAGTGCAATTCCAGTGATTTTTCCAGCTCATAAAATTGCCGGCCATTATTATGGAGATGGAGCCATTCGCCAAAAATCAGCCATTTATCCAGCATTAAAATTAGGCGCGAATAAGTTGTTCATCATAGGAGTAAGTGGCAATCGCAGTCCACGTAAATGGGCATTACAGAAAAACAAGATGGCCAACAGTACACCAAGTATGGCACAGATCTTAGGCCAGCTATTAAACAGTGCTTTTATTGACAATTTGGAAGACGACATCAATCAACTGGAGTTGATGAATGCATTAATTCGAGATTTGCCTGATAACAAAAAGCAAAAATATTCTGATCTCCCCACAGAAACCTTGATCATCTCACCTTCAGAAGAACTCAATGAAATCGCCCATCATTACTTGCACACCTTGCCAAAAAACATTCGTGTACTATTAAAATCGGTGGGCGGGTCCACAGCTGAAAAAGTCAGTTCGGCCGCCAGTTATTTACTCTTTACACCGCAATACTGTCGTGCGCTAATGGAGCTAGGTTATCAAGATGCCATGTGGGAGAAAGATAAGATTTTAGCCTTTCTCATGAATGATTAA
- the murB gene encoding UDP-N-acetylmuramate dehydrogenase, whose translation METSRPIPNAITHQVSLKAYNTFRFDYQAEFFAEVHSLLELKQLLGWAQQEQLPVTILGGGSNLLIRNDIKGLVLINCIKGKQVIEGKYNQVHLVLGAGENWHHVVTYSVEKNWFGIENLALIPGTVGAAPVQNIGAYGVEIKDVLARVQVIDRQTLDVFWINAKECGFAYRDSHFKGKWKDKYFITGVELSLKKRGELCLSYGGLQHQLEGEPSLRKVYDAVCRVRASKLPDPQVIANAGSFFKNPIISADQHTRLKKMFPDMVSFPHGDDFKLAAGWLIDQAGFKGKSQQGVGVYEKQALVLVNHEANKAEALLALEADIQNAIQNKYGVCLEREPVLLPEIIFSAQAEAFETKSDANQASEESQS comes from the coding sequence ATGGAAACTTCTCGTCCTATACCCAACGCCATCACTCATCAAGTCTCGCTCAAGGCCTATAATACTTTTCGTTTTGACTATCAGGCTGAATTTTTTGCAGAAGTTCATAGCTTGCTTGAATTAAAGCAATTGCTTGGTTGGGCACAACAAGAGCAGTTGCCAGTTACCATCTTGGGTGGTGGCAGTAATTTATTGATTCGCAATGACATTAAGGGCTTGGTCTTGATCAACTGTATCAAGGGTAAGCAAGTCATTGAAGGCAAATACAATCAGGTACATTTGGTGTTGGGCGCAGGTGAAAATTGGCACCATGTTGTCACTTATTCAGTCGAAAAAAACTGGTTTGGAATTGAAAACCTAGCTTTGATACCTGGCACGGTTGGTGCGGCTCCAGTACAAAATATTGGTGCCTATGGCGTAGAAATCAAAGACGTCTTAGCGCGAGTTCAAGTGATAGATAGACAGACCCTAGATGTCTTTTGGATTAATGCCAAAGAATGTGGTTTTGCTTATCGAGATAGTCATTTCAAAGGCAAATGGAAAGACAAATATTTTATTACCGGCGTCGAATTAAGCTTGAAAAAACGTGGTGAGCTTTGTTTGTCATACGGTGGTTTGCAACATCAGCTTGAAGGTGAACCGAGTTTGCGAAAAGTATACGATGCAGTATGTCGTGTTCGCGCCAGTAAGCTGCCAGATCCACAAGTTATTGCCAATGCAGGTAGCTTCTTTAAAAACCCAATTATCAGTGCAGATCAGCATACTAGGCTTAAAAAAATGTTTCCTGATATGGTGTCTTTCCCTCATGGGGATGATTTTAAGTTGGCGGCGGGTTGGCTGATAGATCAGGCTGGCTTTAAAGGCAAAAGCCAGCAGGGAGTGGGGGTTTATGAAAAGCAGGCTTTAGTATTGGTAAACCATGAAGCCAATAAAGCAGAAGCCTTATTGGCCCTTGAAGCAGACATACAAAACGCGATTCAAAACAAATATGGGGTCTGCTTGGAAAGAGAACCTGTGTTGTTGCCTGAGATAATATTCTCAGCACAAGCTGAGGCTTTTGAGACTAAGAGCGATGCAAATCAAGCGTCTGAGGAGTCTCAGAGTTGA
- a CDS encoding biopolymer transporter ExbD: MKFRRQKIDDVQINLTPLIDVVFLLLIFFMVSTTFNQSTELTIDLPTATSDAPASDRDKTVELVITADGQYVINGQTLINENVATLVQGLEEITQGDNSRPLIITADANSSYEMVMRVYDAAAKLGITKLAHTAQKETNQ; this comes from the coding sequence GTGAAATTTCGCCGTCAAAAAATAGACGACGTACAAATCAATCTAACGCCATTAATTGACGTGGTTTTTTTGTTGTTGATTTTCTTCATGGTCAGCACCACCTTTAATCAAAGCACCGAGCTTACCATTGACCTGCCAACGGCTACTTCGGATGCGCCTGCCAGTGATAGAGACAAAACCGTTGAACTAGTGATTACCGCTGACGGGCAATATGTGATTAATGGTCAAACCCTGATTAATGAAAATGTGGCTACTTTAGTGCAAGGTTTAGAAGAGATCACCCAAGGGGATAATTCTCGCCCCTTGATCATTACCGCCGATGCCAATTCGTCATATGAGATGGTCATGCGTGTGTATGATGCAGCAGCTAAACTTGGCATTACTAAATTGGCTCACACTGCACAGAAAGAGACCAATCAGTGA
- a CDS encoding Trm112 family protein produces the protein MNKSLLDILVCPITKSSLTLNKEGTELISKMGGIAYPIRDGIPVLLETEARTLTADERLDSGSKK, from the coding sequence ATGAATAAATCTTTACTTGATATCCTGGTGTGTCCCATCACCAAATCCAGTCTAACCCTTAACAAAGAGGGGACTGAGCTTATTAGTAAAATGGGAGGAATCGCTTACCCAATTCGTGATGGCATTCCTGTTTTATTGGAAACCGAAGCGCGTACCTTAACAGCTGATGAACGTTTGGATTCGGGCAGTAAAAAATGA
- the murI gene encoding glutamate racemase — protein sequence MKVGVMDSGAGGLTIVNAIQKKQPHLDLLYLADDAFAPYGDKTDQALQQRLIDIANFFEREAVQAIVVACNTATVAGIEALRSHTQLPVIGVEPAVKPAFRLGKQRHVAVLATPVTAKSRRLNDLISLWQADSKVQIVSSASLAFDIDAWPATQSKIQQTVMALCQQMKTDEVDTLVLACTHYPLVRHMFAEYLGADCEIIEPSEGVSAQLTRRLVATYPELVESESLSEQGQITLCSSLSLAGAQRLRTWVDEQSSIAGERLVSI from the coding sequence TTGAAAGTAGGTGTCATGGACTCGGGAGCTGGTGGTTTAACCATAGTCAATGCCATTCAAAAAAAACAACCGCATCTGGATCTTTTGTATCTTGCCGATGACGCTTTTGCACCCTATGGCGATAAGACAGATCAAGCTTTGCAGCAACGCTTGATTGACATAGCGAATTTTTTTGAACGAGAAGCAGTACAAGCCATTGTGGTGGCGTGTAATACCGCTACCGTAGCCGGTATAGAGGCATTGCGGTCACATACTCAATTACCAGTGATTGGCGTTGAGCCTGCAGTGAAACCGGCTTTTCGTCTCGGCAAACAGCGTCACGTTGCTGTCTTGGCGACCCCAGTGACGGCTAAAAGCCGGCGATTAAATGACCTTATTTCTCTTTGGCAAGCTGATAGCAAGGTGCAAATCGTTTCCAGTGCAAGTTTAGCCTTTGATATTGATGCTTGGCCTGCAACACAAAGCAAAATACAACAAACTGTCATGGCCTTGTGTCAACAGATGAAAACAGATGAAGTGGATACCCTAGTATTAGCTTGTACACACTATCCTTTGGTACGTCATATGTTTGCAGAGTATTTGGGAGCAGACTGTGAAATTATTGAACCAAGTGAAGGCGTTTCTGCACAATTGACAAGGCGTTTGGTCGCCACTTATCCAGAACTTGTAGAATCTGAGAGTTTGTCAGAGCAAGGACAAATTACTTTATGCAGTAGCTTGTCTTTAGCAGGAGCGCAGCGTTTGCGAACTTGGGTAGACGAACAAAGCAGTATAGCAGGTGAGCGCTTAGTCAGTATTTAA
- a CDS encoding MotA/TolQ/ExbB proton channel family protein, with the protein MLSFIQSGGFFMWPLLACSILTLAIILERFWTLRKNSVAPKGLLTDVMMRLRDDKMTLEYIRSMQSKTGLASIFAAGLVASKHGRSAMKESVQEAASHVIHELERFMNTLGTIAAISPLLGLLGTVVGMIKVFSVLMENGAGNTALLAGGISEALLTTAAGLGVAIPALIFHRFFARRIDELVVTMEQQSTKLVDALHGDREKSGVAQ; encoded by the coding sequence TTGTTAAGCTTTATTCAATCTGGTGGTTTTTTTATGTGGCCACTACTTGCGTGTTCGATTTTAACACTCGCTATTATTCTCGAACGATTTTGGACATTACGCAAAAACAGTGTCGCTCCAAAAGGCTTATTAACCGATGTTATGATGCGTCTACGAGACGATAAAATGACCTTGGAATATATTCGCAGCATGCAATCCAAAACCGGGTTAGCTTCCATTTTTGCGGCGGGTCTCGTCGCCTCTAAACACGGTCGCAGTGCTATGAAAGAAAGTGTTCAAGAAGCGGCCAGTCATGTTATTCACGAACTTGAGCGTTTTATGAATACCTTGGGAACCATAGCCGCCATTTCCCCTTTGCTTGGTCTACTTGGTACGGTTGTGGGAATGATTAAGGTCTTCTCTGTCTTGATGGAGAATGGGGCGGGTAATACGGCATTATTAGCGGGTGGTATTTCAGAAGCCTTGCTGACCACTGCCGCGGGACTGGGGGTGGCAATTCCTGCTTTGATCTTTCATCGTTTTTTTGCTCGTCGCATTGATGAGTTGGTGGTGACCATGGAACAGCAATCGACCAAATTAGTAGATGCTTTACACGGTGATCGAGAAAAATCAGGAGTGGCACAGTGA